From Pedobacter indicus, a single genomic window includes:
- a CDS encoding glycosyltransferase family 4 protein yields the protein MRKIKVAFFAEILIDDFDGASRTMFQLINRIPNEEFDFLFIYGKGSEEIANQACFKVPILDLPMNAGYTMALPSMAKAKLKKRLASFSPDVVHIATPSLLGAFALKYARQHALPVISIYHTHFVSYVAYYLRRLPFLIEPVKHFLTDNQRNFYNRCDLVYVPAQSIKTELQDFGILQSKMKLWQRGIDTELFSPKHRDKLYLEKLTGNQHPTILFVSRLVWEKNLETLFRIYELIQKCGRQVNLVIGGDGAARQACIEHMPEAIFTGKVNHQQLATLYASADVFLFPSVSEAYGNVVLEAMASGLPCVIADGGGSKDFVQNGVNGFKCNPYDEHDYLKKILLVLQDDELRGMFSLAGLKYSHRLSWDQLAEVYFNDLQSLTASSKMAI from the coding sequence ATGAGAAAAATTAAAGTGGCTTTTTTTGCCGAAATCCTGATCGATGATTTCGATGGTGCCTCGCGAACCATGTTTCAATTGATCAACCGCATTCCTAACGAGGAGTTTGATTTCCTGTTTATTTATGGAAAAGGATCTGAGGAAATTGCCAATCAAGCTTGTTTTAAGGTGCCGATACTGGATCTGCCGATGAACGCAGGTTATACGATGGCATTGCCCTCTATGGCGAAAGCGAAATTAAAAAAGCGACTTGCCAGTTTTTCACCCGATGTCGTTCACATAGCAACACCCTCCCTTTTAGGAGCATTTGCATTAAAATACGCCCGGCAACATGCTTTGCCCGTTATCAGTATCTATCATACTCATTTTGTATCTTATGTCGCTTATTATTTAAGGCGCCTGCCATTTTTAATTGAGCCTGTCAAGCATTTTCTTACCGACAATCAGCGGAACTTTTACAATCGCTGCGATCTGGTATATGTTCCGGCTCAAAGTATCAAGACAGAACTTCAAGACTTTGGAATTTTACAGTCGAAAATGAAGTTATGGCAACGAGGGATCGATACGGAGCTTTTTTCTCCGAAGCACCGCGACAAACTCTATTTGGAAAAACTAACTGGAAATCAGCATCCGACTATTCTTTTTGTAAGTCGCCTCGTTTGGGAAAAGAATCTCGAGACCCTATTTCGCATTTATGAACTCATTCAAAAGTGCGGGCGTCAGGTTAACCTGGTAATCGGCGGTGATGGAGCTGCCAGACAGGCTTGCATCGAACATATGCCTGAAGCAATATTTACAGGAAAAGTCAACCATCAGCAGCTGGCAACATTGTATGCAAGCGCAGATGTTTTTTTGTTTCCGTCTGTTTCTGAAGCCTACGGCAATGTAGTACTTGAGGCCATGGCATCCGGACTGCCCTGTGTTATTGCTGATGGCGGGGGTTCAAAAGACTTTGTTCAGAATGGGGTGAACGGATTTAAATGCAATCCGTACGATGAACATGATTATCTGAAAAAAATATTATTAGTTTTGCAAGATGATGAGCTAAGGGGAATGTTTTCCCTTGCCGGCCTTAAATATAGTCATCGACTTAGTTGGGATCAGCTTGCTGAAGTTTATTTTAATGATCTTCAAAGTTTGACTGCTTCTTCAAAGATGGCAATATAA
- a CDS encoding lysylphosphatidylglycerol synthase transmembrane domain-containing protein — protein sequence MKKWLTIIITIGILVSLYFFLQATDMNQVMKSVSHVGYRFVVLILVTGIAYLLGTLSWQYCLGDKHRAVSLGRLYLIRHVGETFTLFNPASVVGGDSLKAVMLSKYGIDSKRAAASVLLSRLMMMASQLTLFLSSFVAMMIQLPMLKVFDANLQTSAISPFLAAKSKSLRVKVMNFVREVPPLIRENRKFMWLSVLFAVLHWIFGALEFYFILKFLNIDITIVQALVIDLGVVFFKTAGAFVPGQIGFEEYGNKIMLSIVGVSSAEVWVTASILRRARQLVWIGLGVAFYFIFFSKKQQPEEEPELIEESGNTIYKP from the coding sequence ATGAAGAAGTGGTTAACCATTATTATTACGATTGGCATCCTCGTATCGTTGTACTTTTTTCTACAAGCGACCGATATGAATCAAGTGATGAAATCAGTTTCACACGTAGGATACCGCTTTGTTGTGTTGATTCTTGTCACCGGAATAGCCTATCTCCTTGGCACATTAAGCTGGCAATATTGCCTTGGCGATAAGCATCGGGCGGTTTCATTGGGTAGATTATACTTGATCAGGCATGTAGGGGAGACCTTCACACTCTTTAATCCCGCAAGTGTCGTCGGGGGTGATTCGCTTAAGGCCGTGATGCTGAGCAAGTATGGTATAGATTCAAAGCGTGCAGCCGCATCTGTACTCTTATCACGCCTTATGATGATGGCCAGTCAGCTCACTCTTTTTCTCTCTTCCTTTGTCGCCATGATGATTCAACTACCTATGTTGAAGGTTTTTGACGCCAATCTGCAAACTTCAGCGATCTCTCCTTTTCTGGCGGCCAAATCAAAATCATTGCGAGTGAAAGTAATGAATTTCGTTCGCGAAGTTCCCCCTCTTATCCGGGAGAATAGAAAATTTATGTGGCTATCGGTTTTGTTTGCGGTTCTGCATTGGATTTTTGGGGCACTGGAGTTTTATTTCATTCTCAAGTTTCTGAACATTGACATCACCATCGTACAGGCCCTGGTGATCGATCTCGGAGTTGTTTTTTTTAAAACAGCCGGTGCATTTGTTCCCGGGCAGATAGGTTTTGAAGAGTATGGCAATAAAATCATGCTGTCGATAGTGGGCGTCAGCAGTGCGGAGGTATGGGTAACGGCATCAATTTTAAGGAGGGCGCGTCAACTGGTGTGGATCGGGCTGGGTGTTGCTTTTTATTTTATATTCTTCAGTAAGAAGCAACAGCCTGAGGAGGAGCCCGAATTAATAGAAGAAAGTGGAAATACTATTTATAAGCCATAA
- a CDS encoding SDR family oxidoreductase, with product MKKEATKKEAKKKEIKAKKAPKGQVQKDQPGDEYKMDPRPESTPDDPAAGRLEGKVAIISGGDSGIGRAVALAFVAEGASVVLAYLDEKKDAEETKKLVGKAGGDCLLISADVTEVKSCEKIIAKTIDRFKKIDILVNNAAVQYPQNSLADITDEQLDKTFKTNILSYFYLTRAALPYLKKGASIINTTSVTAYRGSGHLIDYASTKGAIVGFTRSLATNLAKKGIRVNGVAPGPIWTPLIPSSFTKKQVAEFGKDVPLGRPGQPNEVAPSYVFLASDDASYMTGQIIHPNGGEIING from the coding sequence ATGAAAAAAGAGGCAACAAAAAAGGAAGCTAAGAAAAAAGAGATCAAGGCAAAAAAGGCACCAAAAGGTCAGGTTCAAAAAGATCAACCGGGTGATGAATATAAAATGGACCCCCGTCCAGAATCTACTCCTGATGATCCGGCAGCCGGTAGGCTCGAGGGGAAGGTTGCTATTATTTCCGGGGGTGACAGTGGTATCGGTCGCGCGGTTGCGTTAGCCTTTGTAGCAGAAGGTGCTTCGGTTGTTCTCGCTTATCTCGATGAAAAAAAGGATGCGGAAGAAACCAAAAAGCTGGTTGGAAAAGCCGGAGGCGACTGTTTGCTGATATCAGCCGATGTTACTGAGGTAAAATCCTGTGAAAAGATTATAGCTAAGACCATTGACCGCTTTAAGAAAATCGATATTTTAGTCAACAACGCTGCGGTTCAATATCCTCAGAACTCGCTGGCAGATATTACAGATGAGCAACTGGACAAAACCTTTAAGACGAATATCCTTTCGTACTTTTATTTGACAAGAGCAGCTTTGCCATATCTGAAAAAAGGGGCGAGTATTATCAACACAACCTCGGTTACCGCATACAGAGGTAGCGGGCATTTGATCGACTATGCATCTACCAAGGGTGCAATCGTCGGGTTTACACGTTCGTTGGCCACCAATCTGGCGAAGAAAGGCATACGGGTAAACGGAGTGGCGCCGGGACCTATCTGGACACCGTTAATCCCTTCCAGCTTTACGAAAAAGCAAGTAGCTGAATTTGGTAAGGACGTACCGCTGGGTCGTCCGGGACAGCCTAACGAGGTAGCCCCGTCATACGTTTTTCTGGCTTCTGATGACGCGAGCTATATGACCGGTCAAATAATCCATCCGAATGGTGGCGAAATTATAAATGGCTAA
- a CDS encoding TonB-dependent receptor, with product MKKFLLFFLMLLSSATLYAQVTTSSLTGTVLEPNGESAIGTSVKATHVPSGTSYSTVVNETGRFNIPNMRVGGPYIVEMSYIGYQTSTFENITLLLGQPFVINATLAEGGTELTEVVIMGQTGSKLNTNRTGASTNISTDALETLPTISRSLTDFTRLTPQSSGTSFAGRDGRYNNLQIDGSNFNNGFGLSDAPLPGGNSQPISLDAIEEVQVNIAPFDIRQSGFTGAGINAVTRSGTNTFTGSVYGYYNNESFQGNKINDIELDESEDAATKNYGFRLGGSIIKNKLFFFVNAERVEETGANASGANLWRASENGVADPDRNIARTSIADLTAVRDHLINQWGYDPGRYEGYANDAKQHSTKFLARIDWNINDIHKLAVRYNQVVGISNALTNASSGPSPRSSTGRVSSNSISFENSNYGMENTVRSITAELSSNFSPSLSNQFLATYSKIQDKRTSNSDVFPMVDIWDGSATGTNYMTFGYELFTYNNDVVNDNYSFVNNLTFVTGDHTITGGAAFEIQKFGNAYVRMGTSYYRYESVEDFLSTGGPNEVAPIMFGVTYPYEGMDPYSRVNFGQASLYVQDRYAVNDRLDITAGLRAELPIYLNDLTPNQGINNMELLGSDGNPKNYDSGNWPKSRIMLSPRIGFNYDVEGDRSLILRGGTGIFTGRIPFVWLTNMPTNAGVIQNNVEPQSYDQVAGWIGGIRFNPDPYHWVNNPVPGSEGVFIKNPSGGNPSSFALVDDEFKMPKVWRTSFGVDYQIPNTPLTAVADLLYTRDINAVYQFGANRATNVAKMSYAPGDERDFYTTDNVAYNDAIGANNATILTNTKEKGHSYSATVGLTLPQRTAGFTGGIYYTHSGAKEVSGNPGSNASSAWVGSPSINNPNEQLLYQSAYALPHRVNANISYAVEYLNHLATTFSIFYNGSHQGRFSYQYNSDFNGDGIAADLIFLPQNTSDITFVDITNDDGVLFTAAEQAAAFDAYIAKNDLEQYRGEYLKRNDFLLPWLNRFDVRIAQEIMAPVAGRRHSLEISLDILNFGNLLNKEWGVQKTLNNAQRLLSPASISATNPTFRMMTVSEGSQVILPETPFRDVVSYNSTWKMQLGLRYSF from the coding sequence ATGAAGAAGTTTCTACTTTTTTTCTTAATGCTACTAAGCAGCGCTACACTCTATGCGCAGGTTACAACGAGTAGCCTTACAGGAACGGTTCTGGAACCGAATGGCGAAAGCGCCATCGGAACCAGCGTGAAAGCTACCCACGTACCCAGCGGTACAAGCTATTCTACTGTTGTTAACGAAACCGGGAGGTTCAATATCCCGAACATGCGGGTTGGCGGGCCGTATATTGTTGAAATGAGCTATATCGGTTACCAAACCTCTACTTTTGAAAACATCACTTTATTGCTGGGACAGCCTTTTGTGATCAATGCTACCTTAGCAGAAGGAGGAACGGAATTGACTGAAGTTGTAATCATGGGTCAAACAGGTTCTAAACTAAACACCAACAGAACAGGTGCTAGTACAAACATCAGTACCGATGCATTAGAAACCTTGCCGACCATCAGTCGCAGTCTAACAGATTTTACCAGATTGACACCTCAGTCATCAGGAACATCTTTTGCCGGAAGAGACGGACGTTATAATAACTTGCAAATCGACGGGTCCAACTTCAACAATGGTTTTGGTCTGAGTGACGCGCCGCTTCCAGGTGGTAACTCACAACCGATATCTTTAGATGCGATTGAAGAAGTTCAGGTAAACATTGCGCCTTTTGATATTCGTCAGAGCGGATTTACAGGCGCTGGAATCAATGCCGTTACCCGGAGCGGTACCAATACCTTCACCGGATCGGTTTACGGCTATTATAACAATGAAAGCTTTCAGGGTAATAAAATTAATGATATTGAATTAGATGAAAGCGAAGATGCTGCCACCAAAAACTATGGTTTCCGCTTAGGTGGTTCGATTATCAAAAACAAGCTGTTTTTCTTCGTAAACGCCGAGCGGGTTGAAGAGACGGGTGCAAATGCCTCTGGGGCGAACCTTTGGAGAGCCTCTGAGAACGGAGTTGCAGACCCCGATCGTAATATCGCACGTACAAGTATCGCTGATTTAACCGCAGTGAGGGATCACTTAATTAACCAATGGGGCTACGATCCGGGACGTTATGAGGGTTATGCGAACGATGCAAAGCAGCATAGTACGAAGTTCTTAGCACGTATCGACTGGAACATCAATGATATTCACAAGCTGGCTGTACGCTATAATCAGGTTGTGGGTATTTCAAATGCCTTGACCAATGCGTCTTCAGGCCCATCACCCCGATCGAGTACAGGGCGCGTAAGCTCTAACTCCATTTCTTTTGAGAACTCAAATTATGGAATGGAAAATACCGTACGGTCGATCACAGCTGAACTGTCAAGTAATTTCAGTCCGAGTCTTTCCAATCAGTTTTTAGCGACCTACAGTAAAATACAAGACAAAAGAACATCCAACAGCGATGTTTTCCCAATGGTTGATATCTGGGATGGAAGTGCTACCGGAACCAATTACATGACTTTTGGTTATGAATTATTTACTTATAATAACGACGTAGTCAATGATAACTACTCATTTGTGAACAACCTTACTTTTGTTACTGGTGATCATACCATCACAGGTGGGGCAGCCTTTGAAATACAAAAATTTGGTAATGCCTACGTGCGCATGGGAACCTCGTATTACCGTTACGAGTCCGTAGAAGATTTTCTTTCTACCGGCGGGCCCAATGAAGTGGCACCGATCATGTTTGGGGTAACCTATCCGTATGAAGGTATGGATCCTTATAGCCGTGTAAACTTCGGACAGGCATCTTTATATGTTCAAGATCGTTATGCAGTGAATGATCGACTAGATATTACAGCCGGATTGCGTGCAGAGTTGCCTATTTATTTGAATGATTTAACACCAAATCAGGGAATCAACAACATGGAGTTACTTGGTTCAGACGGGAACCCTAAAAACTACGATTCCGGAAATTGGCCAAAATCACGTATCATGCTTTCCCCTCGTATTGGCTTTAACTATGATGTCGAGGGTGATCGCAGTCTGATTCTCCGAGGCGGAACAGGAATCTTTACTGGCCGTATCCCGTTTGTTTGGTTAACCAACATGCCTACCAATGCCGGTGTTATCCAAAACAATGTTGAACCTCAAAGCTATGATCAAGTAGCTGGTTGGATTGGCGGGATTCGCTTCAATCCAGACCCTTATCACTGGGTGAACAATCCAGTTCCCGGTTCGGAAGGTGTATTTATCAAAAACCCATCAGGAGGTAATCCAAGTTCATTCGCTTTAGTCGATGATGAATTCAAAATGCCGAAAGTATGGAGAACTAGTTTCGGTGTTGATTATCAGATCCCCAATACGCCATTGACTGCGGTAGCCGATCTTTTATATACAAGAGACATTAATGCAGTCTATCAGTTTGGCGCGAACCGTGCCACCAATGTTGCGAAAATGAGCTATGCGCCTGGAGACGAGAGAGATTTTTATACAACGGACAATGTCGCTTATAATGATGCTATCGGTGCTAACAACGCTACTATCTTAACCAATACGAAAGAAAAAGGTCATTCATACAGTGCAACTGTCGGTCTGACTTTACCTCAACGAACGGCTGGATTTACTGGAGGTATTTACTATACTCATTCCGGCGCTAAAGAGGTTTCTGGAAATCCCGGCTCGAATGCTTCTTCTGCTTGGGTGGGAAGTCCATCGATTAACAACCCGAACGAACAATTATTGTATCAGTCAGCCTATGCGCTTCCACATCGTGTAAATGCTAATATTTCCTATGCGGTTGAGTACCTGAACCATTTGGCAACTACGTTCTCGATTTTCTATAACGGATCGCATCAGGGAAGGTTCTCATATCAGTATAACTCTGATTTTAATGGTGACGGGATCGCAGCAGATTTGATTTTCTTACCGCAAAACACATCCGATATCACCTTTGTAGATATTACAAACGATGATGGCGTTCTGTTTACTGCAGCTGAACAGGCCGCGGCATTTGACGCTTATATCGCTAAAAATGATCTAGAACAATACAGAGGAGAATATTTGAAAAGGAATGATTTCCTGTTGCCTTGGTTAAACCGTTTTGATGTGCGCATCGCACAGGAAATCATGGCACCGGTTGCGGGTCGCAGACATTCGCTGGAGATCAGTCTGGATATTTTGAACTTTGGTAATCTTTTAAACAAGGAATGGGGTGTTCAGAAAACATTGAATAATGCACAACGCTTATTGAGCCCGGCGAGCATCAGTGCTACGAACCCAACGTTTAGAATGATGACCGTTTCCGAGGGAAGTCAAGTGATCTTACCTGAAACTCCTTTCCGCGACGTGGTTTCTTATAATTCAACCTGGAAAATGCAGTTGGGTCTTCGTTACTCATTCTAA